Proteins encoded within one genomic window of Mycoplasma phocoenae:
- a CDS encoding alpha/beta fold hydrolase, translated as MKKFTINSTIDNTKLNCIDFHPSMKNPKCVIQIIHGMAEYINRYAPLAEYFNDLNIKVIGMDLRGHGKTGQNINQLGHISDYDGHTKIVEDTYDLNYWIQKRYPNSKKFILGHSFGSIILLNYLFKYHETIDGAIVCGSPGFASIKEKMSNKLSFFLAKHQGPQYINDKINKMAFSSANKKIKKNRTEWDWLNNNNNEVDKYIADPLCGFKCSNSFFYNLTTLIIKMSQAENIDLIPRDKKILFISGKEDPIGGYGNKNYKVVNYYKKNNFQNIELKLYNGMRHEILLENDREDVFQDIYNFINNV; from the coding sequence ATGAAAAAATTCACGATAAATTCAACAATAGACAATACAAAACTCAATTGTATTGACTTTCATCCGTCTATGAAAAATCCGAAATGTGTTATTCAGATTATTCACGGCATGGCTGAGTATATAAATAGATACGCACCGCTTGCTGAATATTTCAACGATTTGAATATTAAAGTCATTGGTATGGATTTAAGGGGTCATGGTAAAACAGGACAAAACATAAATCAATTAGGGCACATATCTGATTATGACGGTCATACAAAAATCGTGGAAGATACATACGATTTGAATTACTGAATTCAAAAAAGATACCCTAACTCTAAAAAGTTTATTTTAGGTCACAGTTTTGGTTCAATAATTTTACTTAATTATTTATTTAAATATCATGAAACTATTGATGGAGCTATTGTTTGTGGATCTCCGGGATTTGCAAGTATAAAAGAAAAAATGTCGAATAAATTATCATTCTTCCTGGCCAAACATCAAGGGCCACAATATATAAATGATAAAATAAATAAAATGGCATTCAGTTCAGCTAATAAAAAAATCAAAAAAAATCGCACTGAATGAGATTGACTGAATAATAATAATAACGAAGTTGATAAATATATTGCCGACCCATTGTGTGGTTTTAAATGTTCCAACTCATTTTTCTATAATTTAACAACTTTAATAATAAAAATGTCACAAGCAGAAAATATTGATTTAATACCTCGCGATAAAAAAATTTTATTTATTAGTGGTAAAGAGGACCCAATTGGTGGGTATGGTAATAAAAACTACAAAGTTGTTAATTATTACAAAAAAAATAATTTTCAAAATATTGAGCTTAAATTATACAACGGTATGCGCCATGAAATATTATTAGAAAATGATCGTGAAGACGTTTTTCAAGATATATATAATTTCATCAACAATGTTTAA
- the glpK gene encoding glycerol kinase GlpK has translation MDKKYILALDSGTASCRSILFDNKGSIVTQSQIEISKYYPESGWVEQDALEIWNTQLSTMQAAKNNANKNACSIDAVGITNQRETVVLWDKTTGLPIYNAIVWQDRRTALYCDKLKKYTDKIREKTGLIINPYFSATKIRWILKNVPKAKELLEKNQLLAGTIDTWLIWKLTNGKVHATDVSNASRTLLFNINTLEWDEELLKLFDIPKCILPEIKSSSETFGFIEPYFWSTNSNELIPITGVVGDQQAALFGQLCTEPGSIKNTYGTGCFTLMNIGHKPILSKNKLLTTIAWQLKGEKPVYALEGSVFIAGAAIQWIRDALRIIYDSSECDYYAKLAEKDDSHQVYLVPSFSGLGAPYWDSYSRGAIFGLEQSTKREHIVKATLEAIAFQSNDLINAMVNDFGKNIKILKVDGGASNSNYLMQFQSSISNIIVQRPESIETSSLGAAYLAGLSSGYWQSIEEIKNNSVNNKEFTPKFSKSKTKKLIQGWNTAVERTFNWTKEVKI, from the coding sequence ATGGATAAAAAATATATTTTAGCTTTAGATAGCGGAACAGCAAGTTGTAGATCAATATTATTTGATAATAAAGGATCTATAGTAACACAAAGTCAAATTGAAATTAGTAAATATTATCCGGAAAGTGGTTGAGTAGAACAAGATGCACTTGAAATTTGAAACACACAACTTTCTACAATGCAAGCTGCAAAAAACAATGCTAATAAAAATGCTTGTAGTATTGATGCAGTAGGAATTACTAACCAAAGAGAAACTGTTGTATTATGAGATAAAACAACGGGCTTACCAATTTACAACGCTATTGTGTGACAAGATAGACGTACCGCATTATACTGTGATAAATTAAAAAAATATACTGATAAAATTCGTGAAAAAACCGGATTAATTATTAATCCCTACTTTTCTGCGACGAAGATTAGATGAATACTTAAAAACGTTCCAAAGGCAAAAGAATTATTAGAGAAAAATCAATTACTAGCAGGAACCATTGATACATGATTAATATGAAAATTAACAAATGGAAAAGTTCATGCAACTGACGTATCAAATGCTTCGAGAACATTACTTTTCAACATTAACACACTCGAATGAGACGAGGAATTATTAAAACTTTTTGATATACCAAAATGCATATTGCCAGAAATCAAAAGTTCTTCTGAAACATTTGGTTTTATCGAACCATATTTTTGATCAACAAATTCAAATGAATTAATACCTATTACTGGGGTTGTTGGAGATCAACAAGCTGCTTTATTTGGGCAATTATGTACTGAACCGGGTTCAATAAAAAATACATATGGCACAGGTTGTTTTACATTAATGAATATCGGACATAAACCAATACTTTCCAAAAATAAATTATTAACTACTATCGCTTGACAATTAAAGGGAGAGAAACCGGTATATGCTCTTGAGGGATCAGTATTTATTGCTGGAGCGGCAATACAATGAATACGAGATGCATTACGTATAATATATGATTCTAGTGAATGTGATTACTATGCTAAACTCGCTGAAAAAGATGATTCACACCAAGTATACTTAGTTCCTTCATTTTCGGGTTTAGGAGCGCCATACTGAGACTCTTATTCAAGAGGTGCAATCTTTGGTTTAGAACAAAGTACTAAGAGAGAACATATAGTTAAAGCAACATTGGAAGCGATTGCTTTTCAATCGAATGATTTAATAAATGCGATGGTTAATGATTTTGGTAAAAATATTAAAATATTAAAAGTGGATGGAGGGGCAAGCAATTCAAATTATTTAATGCAATTTCAATCTTCTATTTCAAACATTATTGTACAACGACCTGAATCAATTGAAACTTCATCTTTAGGAGCTGCTTATTTAGCTGGTTTATCTTCAGGTTATTGACAAAGTATTGAAGAAATAAAAAATAATTCTGTAAATAATAAAGAATTTACACCTAAATTTTCAAAATCAAAAACTAAAAAATTGATTCAAGGTTGAAACACTGCAGTCGAAAGAACCTTTAACTGAACTAAAGAAGTAAAAATTTAA
- a CDS encoding lactate/malate family dehydrogenase — protein sequence MKKIVVIGLGNVGFTYVNVSVARGIEAEWVFIDKNKDLCDAHAHDFQDMVAVLPRNGSTFRAGTFADAKGADIAVVCASIPAGKDMSDRLALAGKNAELMKSFTEELKNAGFKGVFIVAANPCDVMAAAIHYAGNYPFKKVISAGTTLDSARMKKFIAQRFNIAADSVNVSVLGEHGGSAFVAWSQAKIGDINFKNILKTKRIKKDELDELEVKMKKEGFYIWERKGNTQFGIATSLYEITQAVLLNKRTVMNIGVKLPSSYKHSGVWISIPVIVGENGYEYLPTKPTLSDDEWAKFEKSSALLAKVHNETLNQIGIHTDIEE from the coding sequence ATGAAAAAAATAGTAGTAATTGGGCTTGGAAATGTAGGATTTACCTATGTAAACGTTTCTGTAGCTCGCGGAATAGAAGCAGAGTGAGTATTTATTGATAAAAATAAAGATTTATGTGACGCTCATGCACACGATTTTCAAGACATGGTTGCCGTTTTACCAAGAAACGGATCAACATTCCGCGCTGGTACATTTGCAGATGCTAAGGGCGCAGATATAGCTGTTGTTTGTGCATCAATTCCAGCTGGTAAAGATATGTCAGATCGTTTAGCATTGGCAGGAAAAAATGCTGAATTAATGAAATCATTTACAGAAGAATTAAAAAACGCTGGATTCAAAGGTGTATTTATTGTGGCTGCCAACCCTTGTGATGTTATGGCTGCTGCAATCCATTACGCCGGAAATTACCCATTCAAAAAAGTTATTTCAGCCGGTACAACACTTGATTCAGCTAGAATGAAAAAATTTATCGCTCAAAGATTCAACATTGCTGCCGATTCAGTAAATGTTAGTGTTCTTGGAGAACACGGGGGTTCAGCATTTGTGGCTTGAAGTCAAGCAAAAATTGGTGACATCAACTTCAAAAACATCTTAAAAACAAAACGTATTAAAAAAGATGAATTAGACGAACTTGAAGTAAAAATGAAAAAAGAAGGATTCTATATTTGAGAACGTAAGGGTAACACTCAATTCGGTATTGCGACATCGTTATACGAAATTACACAAGCAGTATTGCTAAACAAACGTACAGTTATGAATATTGGTGTTAAATTACCTTCAAGTTACAAACACTCAGGAGTTTGAATATCAATCCCTGTAATCGTTGGTGAAAATGGATACGAATATTTACCAACTAAACCAACATTGTCAGATGATGAATGAGCAAAATTTGAAAAATCGTCCGCTTTATTAGCTAAAGTTCACAATGAAACATTAAATCAAATTGGTATTCACACAGACATTGAAGAATAA
- a CDS encoding leucine-rich repeat domain-containing protein has translation MQIITKKIMISLMSITAIATPLVAVSCGNSGETVNDAATKYFKPDEKGNQIYYNKQTQTLDLSKDNKLEIITQAMFSKEATRVLKLSDQERKDLTGVNLVKNVPNIIYIKKVILPASLKKIEKGAFLNQNIEEIVFANSSKLELIEENAFQNNKIKKLVLPKNVTLKQGAFSNNELTEVTLNGLKHINESVFAGNQLANIDLTGVESIKNSAFANNAFSSVELPNSVTLFSPKAFGVNREKVQVNISKLSAELQEAIKKELSEKDNIEIK, from the coding sequence ATGCAAATAATAACAAAGAAAATCATGATATCACTGATGTCAATTACAGCAATAGCTACTCCTTTAGTAGCAGTTTCATGTGGTAATAGTGGTGAAACAGTAAATGATGCTGCAACCAAATATTTCAAACCAGATGAAAAAGGAAATCAAATTTATTACAATAAACAAACACAAACATTGGATTTATCAAAGGATAACAAATTAGAAATCATTACCCAAGCTATGTTTTCAAAAGAAGCTACAAGAGTATTAAAATTATCAGACCAAGAACGTAAAGATTTAACAGGAGTTAATTTAGTCAAAAATGTTCCAAACATTATTTACATTAAGAAGGTTATATTACCTGCAAGTCTTAAAAAAATTGAAAAAGGTGCATTCTTAAACCAAAATATTGAAGAAATAGTTTTCGCAAACTCTTCAAAACTTGAGTTAATTGAAGAAAACGCATTCCAAAATAACAAAATAAAAAAACTTGTATTACCTAAAAATGTAACCCTTAAACAAGGTGCTTTTTCAAATAATGAATTAACTGAAGTTACATTGAATGGATTAAAACATATTAACGAATCAGTATTCGCTGGTAATCAATTAGCAAATATTGATTTAACAGGAGTTGAATCAATCAAAAATTCAGCCTTCGCAAACAACGCATTCAGCTCAGTAGAGTTGCCAAATTCAGTAACTTTATTCAGTCCGAAAGCATTTGGTGTAAATAGGGAGAAAGTTCAAGTCAATATTTCTAAATTATCTGCTGAATTACAAGAAGCAATTAAAAAAGAATTAAGTGAAAAAGACAATATTGAAATTAAATAA
- a CDS encoding virulence protein, which yields MYGIVFYLKKDILKNEYHKNDDYHQAYEDVRSILRHYGFHWLSNCVYYANTNNNLANAYRAIRKLKELEWFRNALVSFNLFKMSDFSDFTTLIKEGWEPASDTPMI from the coding sequence ATGTACGGAATTGTTTTTTATCTAAAAAAAGATATTCTTAAAAACGAATACCATAAAAACGACGATTATCATCAAGCCTATGAAGATGTAAGAAGTATTTTGAGACATTATGGTTTTCATTGATTATCAAACTGTGTTTACTATGCGAACACAAATAATAATTTAGCTAATGCTTATAGAGCAATTAGAAAATTAAAAGAGTTAGAATGATTCAGAAACGCTCTTGTAAGTTTTAATTTATTTAAAATGTCAGATTTTAGTGATTTTACAACTTTAATAAAAGAGGGTTGAGAGCCCGCGAGTGATACACCAATGATTTAA
- the ftsY gene encoding signal recognition particle-docking protein FtsY: MGFFKRLKDRVFGSNNNVEAIENKIEKQKERKVTEKLIKEKKIDTYVAGLSKSNNSFSEMIKSLENQYNEIDEEYFEELEEILIMSDISMKLVDVMISEIKKAVKNENIKDPKLIKEIIADKLFTIYTANSVIDTTLNIEKDRLNVILMVGVNGVGKTTSIIKIAHSLKKQGLKVLVAAADTFRAAAVEQLEVWAQRTNVDLIKPIANETDPAAVTFRACDEAIKGNYDVLLIDTAGRLQNKVNLMNELGKLNKIISSKIEDAPHESLLVIDATTGQNGVNQAKLFGEVTKLSGIVLTKMDGTSKGGIVLTIRDEIGLNVKYIGLGEKLEDLAEFDLDQFIYALTKGLSDE; this comes from the coding sequence ATGGGTTTTTTTAAGCGTCTAAAAGATAGAGTTTTTGGTTCGAACAACAATGTTGAAGCAATAGAAAATAAGATTGAAAAACAAAAAGAAAGAAAAGTTACCGAAAAATTAATTAAAGAAAAGAAAATTGATACATATGTAGCGGGGTTATCTAAATCAAATAATTCATTTAGTGAAATGATTAAATCTTTAGAAAATCAATATAACGAAATTGATGAAGAATATTTTGAAGAATTAGAAGAAATTTTGATTATGAGTGATATCAGTATGAAATTAGTGGATGTTATGATAAGCGAAATTAAAAAAGCAGTAAAAAATGAAAATATTAAAGACCCTAAATTAATCAAAGAAATTATAGCTGATAAGCTATTCACAATTTATACAGCCAACTCAGTTATTGACACAACTTTGAATATTGAAAAAGATAGACTGAATGTTATTTTGATGGTTGGTGTTAATGGGGTTGGTAAAACTACTTCAATAATCAAAATTGCACACAGTTTAAAAAAACAAGGTTTAAAAGTTTTAGTAGCAGCGGCAGATACGTTTAGAGCAGCGGCAGTAGAACAATTGGAAGTTTGAGCTCAAAGAACTAATGTAGATTTGATTAAACCAATTGCAAATGAAACAGATCCTGCAGCAGTAACTTTTAGAGCTTGTGATGAAGCAATTAAAGGCAATTATGATGTGTTATTGATCGATACTGCAGGTAGATTGCAAAACAAAGTTAATCTAATGAATGAATTGGGTAAACTGAATAAAATAATTTCCAGCAAAATCGAAGATGCTCCACATGAGTCACTACTTGTTATTGATGCTACAACAGGTCAAAACGGTGTCAATCAAGCAAAATTATTTGGTGAAGTTACAAAACTTTCTGGAATAGTACTAACTAAAATGGATGGAACATCAAAAGGTGGTATCGTCTTAACAATAAGAGACGAGATTGGTTTAAATGTTAAATACATTGGATTAGGTGAAAAGTTAGAAGATTTAGCCGAGTTTGATTTAGATCAATTTATCTATGCTCTAACCAAAGGACTAAGTGATGAATAA
- a CDS encoding sigma factor-like helix-turn-helix DNA-binding protein, with the protein MNNFNNPLEEMEFISQLYEKYKDLLPQSQKQALYLRLYEDLSFSEIGTELAMTRSGAFDAVKKGKKKLIEIHQKVSD; encoded by the coding sequence ATGAATAATTTTAACAATCCACTAGAAGAAATGGAATTCATTTCACAACTTTACGAAAAATATAAAGATTTATTACCGCAATCGCAAAAACAAGCTTTGTACTTAAGATTGTATGAAGATTTGTCATTTAGCGAAATCGGAACAGAATTAGCAATGACTAGGTCTGGTGCATTTGATGCTGTTAAAAAAGGTAAAAAAAAGTTAATAGAGATACATCAAAAGGTGTCTGATTAA
- the pyrH gene encoding UMP kinase, with protein sequence MKYKKVLIKLSGEGLANKSKSLAIDYELVKTFATQLKEIIKKGTQVAIVVGGGNFWRGTSAEKNGISRVRADYIGMLATTMNALALQSGFENEGLGCRVLSSLSSDPKICETYINEKAKKYLADGEVVIFAGGTGRPFFTTDTASTLFASEIGAEAILMGKNNVDGIYDSDPKNNPNAKRFDSISYDEILEKNLTVMDQTAVSMAKQNNIDLMIFNINEEKSLLKAIDGSIKHTRVHK encoded by the coding sequence ATGAAGTATAAAAAAGTATTAATTAAACTTTCCGGAGAAGGATTAGCTAATAAAAGTAAATCATTAGCAATTGATTATGAATTAGTTAAAACATTCGCCACACAATTAAAAGAAATAATCAAAAAAGGAACTCAAGTTGCAATTGTTGTTGGTGGTGGAAATTTCTGAAGAGGAACAAGCGCGGAAAAGAATGGAATAAGCCGTGTTAGAGCTGACTACATCGGAATGTTAGCTACAACTATGAATGCATTAGCACTGCAATCAGGATTCGAAAATGAAGGATTAGGATGTCGTGTACTTTCATCATTATCATCGGATCCCAAAATTTGTGAAACATATATCAATGAAAAAGCTAAAAAATATTTAGCAGATGGTGAAGTTGTTATTTTCGCTGGTGGAACTGGTAGACCATTTTTTACAACCGACACTGCTTCAACATTATTTGCATCAGAAATTGGTGCTGAAGCAATTTTAATGGGTAAAAATAATGTCGACGGGATTTATGATTCAGATCCTAAAAATAACCCAAATGCAAAACGTTTTGATTCAATATCTTACGATGAAATATTAGAGAAAAATTTAACAGTAATGGATCAAACCGCCGTGTCTATGGCGAAACAAAATAATATTGACTTGATGATTTTTAACATCAATGAAGAAAAATCTTTATTGAAAGCAATCGATGGTTCAATAAAACATACAAGAGTTCATAAATAA
- the frr gene encoding ribosome recycling factor: MELDLYLMDLEEGSEKVIENFKNQMNKIAVGRANPNLINKIKLNYYDQEMTIEEIASIGTASALQLLVKPYDMGSIKEIEKAIKDQNLPISISNEGNQIRLSFPSMTTDKRKEMVKQLNTYTEQARVGIRQIRQDINKNIKNDKELSEDISKQYLDVIQKNIDKSIENINNLSAIKEKDLMTI, encoded by the coding sequence ATGGAATTAGATTTATATTTAATGGATTTAGAAGAAGGTTCTGAAAAAGTTATTGAAAACTTCAAAAACCAAATGAATAAAATAGCAGTAGGAAGAGCAAATCCAAATTTAATAAATAAAATTAAATTAAATTATTACGATCAAGAAATGACTATTGAAGAGATTGCATCAATCGGAACCGCAAGTGCACTTCAACTGTTGGTTAAACCATATGATATGGGTTCAATTAAAGAAATTGAAAAAGCAATTAAAGATCAAAACTTACCAATCAGTATTTCAAACGAAGGTAACCAAATAAGATTATCATTCCCATCAATGACTACTGATAAACGTAAAGAAATGGTTAAACAATTAAATACATATACTGAACAGGCAAGAGTTGGAATCAGACAAATACGTCAAGATATCAATAAAAACATTAAAAATGATAAAGAACTAAGTGAAGATATTTCAAAACAATATTTAGATGTTATTCAAAAAAACATAGACAAAAGTATTGAAAATATCAATAATTTAAGTGCAATAAAAGAAAAAGACCTTATGACTATCTAA
- a CDS encoding phosphatidate cytidylyltransferase, which translates to MQNVIQRLKGILILLLVLTPLICITFFGKLPGRSIGFSFYFALSIYTVYETILKHHKQSIYSIIMYGLGVLSIWLLPLNTLFNEWNIFNTDTPYSAELSDILKVYIFNIDNTKYSMFWSFLHFTIPVLLISAGVLINLILNKPHNKTTLNLLIIASIFIIPMFFKIMFILNIVSLYAMLFLELIVIFVDTCGYFGGKFFGKKIIKKNLAPKISPKKTWEGAFFSVTLSIVAIFIFGYAMYFWTKETSTLIFDNIIQCVLAAFVLPPLAICGDLWFSALKRNFKIKDFSNLINGHGGIMDRFDSAASISIWLILIIAFI; encoded by the coding sequence ATGCAAAATGTTATTCAAAGACTTAAGGGAATATTAATTTTATTATTAGTATTAACCCCTTTAATTTGTATAACGTTTTTTGGCAAGTTGCCTGGAAGATCAATAGGGTTTTCTTTTTATTTTGCACTATCTATATACACTGTATATGAAACAATTTTAAAACATCATAAACAATCTATTTATTCAATAATTATGTATGGTCTTGGAGTGTTATCAATTTGATTATTGCCACTCAATACATTATTTAATGAGTGAAACATATTCAATACTGATACACCTTATTCTGCTGAATTATCCGATATTTTAAAAGTGTATATATTTAACATTGACAACACCAAATATTCAATGTTTTGATCTTTTTTACACTTTACTATTCCAGTGTTATTAATCAGTGCTGGTGTATTAATAAATTTAATACTAAACAAACCACATAACAAAACAACATTAAATTTATTAATAATAGCTTCTATATTTATAATTCCAATGTTTTTTAAAATTATGTTTATATTAAATATTGTCAGTCTTTATGCGATGTTATTCTTAGAATTAATTGTAATTTTCGTTGACACATGTGGATATTTTGGTGGGAAATTTTTTGGAAAAAAAATAATCAAAAAAAATTTAGCACCTAAAATCAGTCCTAAAAAAACATGAGAAGGGGCGTTTTTCTCAGTAACATTGAGTATTGTAGCCATTTTTATATTTGGTTATGCGATGTATTTTTGAACAAAAGAAACAAGTACATTAATTTTCGATAACATTATTCAATGTGTTCTTGCTGCTTTTGTATTACCACCATTAGCAATATGCGGTGATTTATGATTTTCAGCGTTAAAACGTAATTTTAAAATAAAAGATTTTAGTAACTTGATTAATGGTCATGGCGGAATAATGGATCGTTTTGATAGTGCTGCAAGTATATCAATTTGATTAATATTAATAATAGCTTTTATTTAA